In Armatimonadota bacterium, a single genomic region encodes these proteins:
- a CDS encoding acyl-CoA thioester hydrolase/BAAT C-terminal domain-containing protein, producing MIFALLAAQLQPRVAPVRLSEPEVIGEYYAKSMQPTRRPGILLLHGSEGAITFTRFSAEGFAWEGFPSLALQWFGGKSQPKNLVNVPLEVVKRGVDWLSKQPEVDPSRIYLLGVSRGAEAALTYATMDKRIKKVVAVSPSALRFQGFVDYSTPCKDSAFSWRGKPLPHVTIDFASTQSVVDQYNAAATSTRNEAAWSPIEQINGPILFVSGDRDTVWASSLLTTAAVARLKAKNFTHAVQWERYPNAGHILLTPAGSLKKGAPVSTQYGGTKNGVTFALLDAWPKVNKFLSD from the coding sequence GTGATCTTCGCCCTTCTTGCCGCCCAGTTACAACCAAGAGTTGCACCCGTCAGGTTGAGCGAACCCGAAGTCATCGGAGAGTATTACGCCAAGTCAATGCAGCCAACTAGGCGGCCAGGGATCTTGCTACTCCACGGTAGCGAAGGAGCCATCACGTTCACTCGCTTTTCGGCCGAAGGCTTTGCTTGGGAAGGATTCCCGAGCTTGGCACTACAGTGGTTTGGGGGTAAGTCTCAGCCCAAGAACCTGGTCAATGTACCGCTGGAAGTTGTGAAACGAGGTGTCGATTGGCTCTCAAAACAACCGGAAGTTGATCCTAGCCGCATCTATTTGTTAGGCGTCTCTCGGGGAGCGGAGGCCGCCTTGACTTACGCAACAATGGATAAGCGAATTAAGAAGGTCGTTGCGGTTTCGCCTTCAGCCCTGCGATTCCAAGGATTCGTAGACTACTCGACTCCATGCAAAGATTCTGCTTTTTCATGGCGAGGAAAGCCGTTGCCTCATGTCACGATTGATTTCGCGTCAACTCAAAGCGTCGTCGACCAGTACAACGCCGCGGCGACAAGCACGCGAAATGAAGCCGCCTGGAGTCCGATTGAACAGATCAACGGTCCAATCCTCTTTGTTTCGGGAGATCGAGACACGGTTTGGGCAAGTTCGTTACTGACAACCGCTGCTGTCGCTCGTTTGAAAGCCAAGAACTTTACTCATGCAGTGCAGTGGGAGCGGTACCCAAACGCTGGACACATCCTGCTCACTCCTGCGGGTTCGCTCAAGAAAGGCGCACCCGTCTCCACGCAATACGGCGGCACAAAGAACGGAGTAACGTTCGCGCTACTCGATGCTTGGCCGAAGGTGAACAAGTTTTTGAGTGACTAA